A region from the Solibacillus sp. FSL H8-0523 genome encodes:
- a CDS encoding phosphatase PAP2 family protein, protein MKKVAYTVALIGMMAFLILLVMFEKMQAVDVRAAEILYENPVLQFFHSYGTYVIIAALVATIVCLLVKKNYRFLVIVLLTIGGTIAINQLAKNLIGRTRPETAGDLTNYSFPSGHTMISLAIVMLFAYVMPLYVKTRGAKIAIWVVAIILAVVIGLSRVAVGHHYLTDVLAGWALASSWVVLVIYWFEKKYGLKKKHAFSHINPYPYA, encoded by the coding sequence ATGAAAAAAGTAGCATATACAGTTGCGCTAATTGGAATGATGGCATTTCTCATTTTGTTAGTGATGTTTGAAAAGATGCAGGCAGTCGATGTACGTGCCGCAGAAATTTTGTATGAGAATCCGGTGCTGCAGTTCTTTCATAGCTACGGGACATATGTGATTATCGCGGCGCTTGTGGCGACAATTGTCTGTTTATTAGTGAAGAAAAATTACCGATTTTTAGTGATTGTGTTACTGACGATTGGTGGGACGATTGCTATTAACCAGCTTGCCAAAAATTTGATCGGCCGAACGCGCCCAGAAACAGCGGGGGACTTAACGAACTATAGTTTTCCTTCAGGTCACACAATGATTAGCTTGGCAATTGTGATGTTATTTGCGTATGTGATGCCGCTTTATGTGAAAACAAGGGGCGCAAAAATTGCCATTTGGGTTGTTGCCATCATTCTTGCGGTAGTAATCGGGCTTTCTCGTGTAGCGGTCGGGCATCATTATTTAACAGATGTACTCGCTGGCTGGGCGCTTGCTTCTTCGTGGGTTGTGCTGGTGATTTATTGGTTTGAGAAAAAATATGGGCTTAAAAAGAAGCATGCGTTTAGCCACATTAATCCATATCCATATGCTTAA
- a CDS encoding histidine phosphatase family protein → MELVFIRHGEGEHTLEIPSSLHIEDPALTAKGIEQAKLLRNQLPLNNNDIIFISPIRRTLETAYIWSENIDCRKIVSPLVSPRIFPIRPSCSTLPCDKILDLEAILDFYPTFEIDRKAPRNIWTEGINTLPEKQFIKLAEEFIVNCKRRQKEKIYIVSHDGTITSYRQMISGQRLSRKDFLQETDWFQITC, encoded by the coding sequence ATGGAGTTAGTGTTTATTCGTCACGGTGAAGGAGAACATACATTAGAAATACCTAGTAGCCTACATATAGAAGACCCTGCATTAACTGCTAAAGGGATTGAACAAGCAAAACTTCTAAGAAATCAACTTCCATTAAACAATAATGATATTATTTTTATAAGCCCTATTAGAAGAACATTAGAAACTGCATACATTTGGAGTGAAAATATAGACTGTCGTAAAATTGTAAGCCCATTAGTGTCTCCTAGAATATTTCCAATTCGCCCAAGTTGTAGCACATTACCTTGTGATAAAATACTTGATTTAGAAGCAATTTTGGATTTTTATCCTACATTTGAAATTGATCGTAAAGCCCCTCGAAATATTTGGACTGAGGGCATAAATACTTTACCTGAAAAACAATTCATAAAACTTGCTGAAGAATTCATAGTGAATTGTAAGCGACGACAAAAAGAAAAGATATATATCGTATCACACGATGGTACAATTACTTCCTATCGCCAAATGATCTCTGGTCAAAGACTCTCAAGAAAAGATTTCCTGCAAGAAACAGATTGGTTTCAAATTACTTGTTGA
- a CDS encoding YrzI family small protein yields MILNIFSLTITITKRENSLEKTLHNEHAKKISEENKRKVENYMRTRQY; encoded by the coding sequence ATGATATTAAACATATTTTCTCTCACGATAACTATTACAAAACGTGAGAACTCTCTTGAGAAAACACTTCATAATGAACATGCGAAAAAAATCTCTGAAGAGAACAAAAGAAAAGTAGAAAATTATATGCGTACTCGTCAATATTAA
- a CDS encoding HNH endonuclease, with protein MNFYIVMQGKTYEQAKETGVVWCSIYDTSGQTPHSWERMTEVKQGDAIFHLVKGEIVAMSIAQEDCQIGENPFDEAKELGNVFASAYEALHQPISIKANFAQIKPLLPVKYSPFQHNGDGNQGFLYPCNEMLAIKLLELMSDANIYEENEEQLEFAIGPIAQKERHTLAPILIETEAEAKVKIRKGQQKFHKQLAPLWDHHCALCGIDLPELLQASHSKPWKDATDEERLDPYNGILLCSNHDALYTRGYIAFDGTGKIHISPEIAPIDYVKYGIHDKMRVARVEENKKYFKWHKREVFRGEVKE; from the coding sequence ATGAATTTTTATATAGTCATGCAAGGCAAAACATATGAACAGGCGAAGGAAACAGGCGTCGTGTGGTGTTCGATTTATGATACGAGTGGGCAAACGCCGCATTCGTGGGAGCGTATGACCGAAGTCAAACAGGGTGATGCGATTTTCCATCTAGTAAAGGGCGAAATCGTTGCGATGAGTATTGCGCAGGAGGATTGCCAAATTGGCGAAAATCCATTTGATGAGGCAAAAGAGCTCGGCAATGTATTCGCATCAGCGTATGAGGCGCTACATCAGCCAATTTCGATTAAAGCGAACTTTGCGCAAATCAAACCGCTACTACCGGTCAAATATTCGCCATTTCAGCATAACGGCGACGGCAATCAGGGCTTTTTATATCCATGCAACGAAATGCTGGCGATCAAATTACTCGAGCTAATGAGTGATGCCAATATTTACGAGGAAAACGAAGAGCAGCTCGAGTTTGCTATCGGGCCCATTGCACAAAAAGAACGTCATACATTAGCACCGATTTTAATTGAAACGGAAGCCGAGGCGAAAGTGAAAATCCGTAAAGGCCAGCAAAAATTCCACAAGCAGCTCGCCCCGTTATGGGATCATCACTGTGCGCTCTGCGGCATTGATTTACCGGAGCTCCTACAGGCGAGTCACTCAAAGCCGTGGAAAGACGCAACGGATGAGGAGCGACTCGATCCGTACAACGGCATTTTACTGTGCAGCAATCATGATGCCTTGTACACGCGCGGCTATATTGCCTTTGACGGCACAGGCAAGATCCATATTTCACCGGAAATCGCGCCGATTGACTATGTGAAATACGGCATTCATGACAAGATGCGTGTAGCGCGAGTTGAAGAGAATAAGAAGTATTTTAAGTGGCATAAGCGAGAGGTTTTTCGGGGGGAAGTAAAAGAATAG
- a CDS encoding DEAD/DEAH box helicase encodes MEQIIKKLENSLYRGFIDQNRAVSSNFKPKLLSNKTHENVLTTLLQELKTCKSFTFSVAFITEGGLATLKTMLYDLQKKGIKGRILTSTFLHFNQPKMFKELLKLTNVDVRITDIKGFHSKGYIFEHEEYYSLIVGSSNLTDSALKANYEWNVYLNSLENGEIIQHFKNQYEQAWSEATILSEEWIASYQPIYLENMQQPSKVASTPLYVTNPLKDSLLIQPNKMQTAALEQLKALRAAGAQKGLIISATGTGKTYLSAFDVRNAAPKRLLFVVHREQILTKAMADYRKILLGNDEDYGILSGTSKNTDARYLFATVQTMSRDPYLQQFAKDHFDYILIDEVHRAGAESYLKIIHYFTPQFLLGMTATPERTDNFNIYELFDYNIAYEIRLQEALEEDMLCPFHYFGVTDYIKDEEVIDETADLQKLIVKERVEHILEKIDYYGFSGTRVKGLMFCSKKEEARELSKILNHRGLKTCALTGEDSQETREHAIEQLRTGELDYILTVDIFNEGIDIPFLNQIVMLRQTQSSIIFIQQLGRGLRKHDTKDYVAIIDFIGNYKNNYLIPIALSGDKTMNKDNVRRNTVNTDYIRGISTINFEEIAKKQIFDAIKNTNLSTLKTLKDSYLEVKNRIGRIPLLADFIEQNSLDPEVIIGYIPTYYEFLLKMKADIAPITDYEKSVLSLIGKDFLSGKRIHEILLLKLLAENESISEQEYISALKKENAYISEDTIAGIENVFSLQFFVDVDKKKFGQKPVIIKMDSHYRFNEELELSLQDSNFKQYFMDLLACAFIKNANYDNHEPFKLYEKYSRREVCRLLDWDKNEEGTLNGGRPKSGDFPIFVNYHKNDDNDTETKYMDEFLATDAFRWCSTKNRYIKSKEMQVLINSVANGTNVYLFVKKDNGEGKDFYYLGRGTVNPTSAKEDKIFDKGAYHPVVTMEMVLEQPIQYDIYHYLVEE; translated from the coding sequence ATGGAGCAGATTATCAAGAAGCTTGAAAACTCTTTATATAGAGGTTTTATCGATCAAAATAGAGCTGTTTCTTCAAACTTTAAACCAAAATTGTTATCCAATAAAACACATGAAAATGTATTAACGACTCTTTTACAAGAATTGAAAACGTGTAAGTCGTTCACCTTCTCTGTTGCATTCATTACTGAAGGTGGTCTCGCTACATTAAAAACGATGCTCTATGATTTGCAGAAAAAAGGGATTAAGGGTCGCATTTTAACATCTACTTTCCTGCATTTCAATCAGCCAAAAATGTTTAAAGAGCTGCTAAAGCTAACAAATGTAGATGTGCGAATTACGGATATTAAAGGGTTTCATTCTAAGGGCTATATTTTCGAGCACGAAGAGTATTATTCATTAATCGTAGGGAGTTCAAACCTTACCGATAGTGCTTTAAAAGCCAATTACGAATGGAATGTCTATTTAAATTCATTAGAAAACGGCGAAATAATTCAGCATTTCAAAAATCAATATGAACAAGCATGGAGCGAAGCAACGATTCTCTCTGAAGAATGGATTGCGTCTTATCAGCCTATTTATTTAGAAAATATGCAGCAGCCTTCAAAAGTTGCTTCCACGCCGCTTTATGTGACAAATCCATTAAAAGATAGCCTATTAATCCAACCAAATAAAATGCAAACCGCTGCATTAGAGCAATTAAAAGCCTTACGTGCAGCTGGTGCTCAAAAAGGGCTCATTATTTCTGCGACCGGCACAGGAAAAACCTATCTTTCCGCATTTGATGTGCGAAATGCCGCGCCAAAGCGATTACTATTCGTTGTACACCGCGAGCAAATTTTAACAAAGGCTATGGCAGACTATCGCAAAATTTTATTAGGTAACGATGAGGATTACGGAATTTTATCCGGCACGTCGAAAAATACGGATGCCCGTTACTTATTCGCTACCGTACAAACCATGTCGCGCGATCCTTATTTACAGCAATTCGCAAAAGACCATTTCGATTACATTTTAATCGATGAAGTTCACCGTGCTGGTGCTGAATCTTATTTGAAAATCATTCATTATTTCACGCCTCAATTTTTACTCGGCATGACCGCAACACCAGAGCGTACGGATAACTTCAATATTTATGAGCTATTTGATTACAATATTGCCTATGAAATTCGTCTGCAAGAAGCATTAGAGGAAGACATGCTTTGCCCATTTCACTATTTCGGTGTAACCGATTATATAAAAGATGAGGAAGTCATTGACGAAACTGCTGATTTACAAAAGCTGATTGTCAAAGAGCGTGTCGAGCATATTCTTGAAAAAATCGACTACTATGGTTTTTCAGGAACACGCGTGAAGGGATTAATGTTCTGTAGTAAAAAAGAAGAAGCCCGTGAGCTTTCGAAAATATTAAATCATCGTGGGTTGAAAACATGTGCCCTGACTGGTGAGGATTCACAGGAAACACGCGAACATGCGATCGAGCAACTTCGAACTGGTGAGTTAGACTATATTCTTACAGTAGACATTTTTAATGAAGGCATTGATATCCCATTTTTAAATCAAATCGTCATGCTACGCCAAACACAATCAAGCATTATCTTCATTCAGCAGCTTGGTCGCGGTTTGCGAAAGCATGACACTAAAGATTATGTAGCGATTATCGATTTTATCGGCAACTATAAAAACAACTATTTAATTCCGATTGCCCTTTCAGGTGATAAAACGATGAATAAGGATAATGTTCGCCGAAATACGGTAAATACCGATTATATTCGAGGCATCTCAACGATTAACTTTGAGGAAATCGCAAAGAAACAAATTTTCGATGCAATTAAGAATACCAATCTCTCAACGTTAAAAACACTGAAAGATAGCTATTTAGAAGTGAAAAATCGCATTGGGCGCATTCCATTATTAGCTGATTTTATTGAACAAAATTCGTTAGATCCAGAAGTAATTATTGGTTATATTCCGACTTATTATGAATTCTTATTAAAAATGAAGGCAGATATTGCCCCAATTACAGATTACGAAAAATCAGTGCTATCACTAATCGGTAAAGATTTTCTATCCGGCAAACGAATTCATGAAATTTTGCTATTAAAGCTGTTAGCAGAAAATGAATCCATTTCTGAACAAGAATACATCTCAGCTTTAAAAAAAGAGAATGCCTATATTTCCGAAGACACAATCGCGGGTATTGAAAATGTCTTTTCTCTACAATTTTTCGTAGACGTTGATAAAAAGAAATTTGGCCAAAAGCCTGTCATTATTAAAATGGATTCACACTACCGTTTTAATGAAGAACTCGAACTGTCACTTCAAGATTCGAATTTCAAACAGTACTTTATGGATTTACTTGCATGTGCATTTATTAAGAATGCGAACTATGACAATCATGAGCCATTTAAGCTGTATGAAAAATATTCGCGCCGTGAAGTATGTCGTTTATTAGATTGGGATAAAAACGAAGAAGGTACACTAAACGGCGGTCGTCCGAAAAGCGGTGACTTCCCAATTTTCGTAAACTATCACAAAAATGATGACAATGATACTGAAACAAAATATATGGATGAATTTTTAGCAACTGACGCCTTTAGATGGTGCTCCACTAAAAATCGCTATATTAAATCGAAAGAGATGCAAGTTCTGATCAATTCTGTTGCAAACGGCACAAATGTTTACCTCTTTGTGAAAAAGGATAACGGTGAGGGCAAGGACTTCTATTATCTTGGACGCGGAACGGTCAATCCAACTTCTGCAAAAGAAGATAAAATTTTCGATAAAGGTGCTTACCACCCTGTTGTAACGATGGAAATGGTGTTAGAGCAGCCAATTCAATACGATATTTATCATTATTTAGTTGAAGAATAA
- a CDS encoding (deoxy)nucleoside triphosphate pyrophosphohydrolase — MKKQVHVVGAIIENEHQEIYCALRSPKMSLPNLWEFPGGKIEADETPQQALIREISEEFTCEISVGDKVEDTTYDYGTFVVRLETYMAKIIAGTPVALEHAEAKWVKRDALHELEFAPADLPAVEKLRK, encoded by the coding sequence TTGAAAAAACAAGTACACGTTGTTGGCGCAATTATTGAAAATGAGCACCAAGAAATTTATTGTGCGCTCCGTAGCCCGAAAATGTCACTACCGAACTTATGGGAATTTCCTGGTGGAAAAATCGAAGCCGATGAAACACCACAACAAGCATTGATACGTGAAATTTCGGAAGAATTCACTTGTGAGATTTCAGTTGGCGATAAAGTAGAAGACACTACATATGATTACGGCACGTTCGTTGTTCGTTTAGAAACGTATATGGCAAAAATCATCGCGGGTACTCCTGTAGCACTTGAACATGCCGAAGCAAAATGGGTAAAACGTGATGCTCTTCATGAACTTGAATTTGCACCAGCAGATCTACCAGCAGTTGAAAAATTAAGAAAATAA
- a CDS encoding DnaB-like helicase C-terminal domain-containing protein: protein MKKAFLEQSILGTMLEVNDQEFSAIFTSKTSRSLKQMAKEFNCPIVCQSQLNRNVKARGNKRP from the coding sequence ATGAAAAAGGCGTTTTTGGAGCAAAGCATTTTAGGGACGATGCTTGAGGTAAATGACCAGGAGTTTTCGGCGATTTTTACAAGTAAAACAAGCCGCAGTCTCAAGCAAATGGCCAAGGAATTCAATTGCCCTATCGTTTGCCAGTCGCAGCTAAACCGCAACGTCAAAGCGCGCGGCAACAAGCGCCCATGA
- a CDS encoding conserved phage C-terminal domain-containing protein: MQLLTNEKPLMALPLLGVVLGLEQAMILQQLHYRLQPIKAKGNEEAWYCQSLDSWHKQFPFWSSSKIKHSIRKLENEGIVYSTDKFNRFSVDRTKWYTIDYEKLQHILHTYIAQTTLSEQEVEAITNAFSSHGGKAFPVTTDTKKKQSSKAIYTNKLAAQIDEVLNYLNEKTGKHFSLKTQANRNFISGRINDGYTVEDCKLVIDEQTQCWLGSLEMEKYLRPMTLFRPSNFESYLNEARARNMVQCSFPEPFEPDYSAGEDW, encoded by the coding sequence ATGCAACTACTCACAAATGAAAAACCATTGATGGCGTTACCACTACTCGGTGTCGTGCTCGGACTTGAGCAGGCGATGATCTTACAACAGCTCCATTACCGCCTACAGCCAATTAAAGCAAAGGGGAACGAGGAAGCCTGGTACTGCCAATCGCTCGACAGCTGGCACAAGCAATTTCCTTTTTGGAGCAGCTCAAAAATCAAACACAGCATTCGCAAATTAGAAAACGAAGGAATCGTCTACTCGACGGACAAGTTCAACCGCTTTTCTGTGGACCGCACAAAATGGTACACGATTGATTACGAAAAATTGCAGCACATCTTACACACCTATATCGCCCAAACAACACTCAGCGAACAAGAAGTAGAAGCGATCACAAACGCATTTTCATCGCATGGTGGTAAAGCCTTCCCAGTAACTACCGACACAAAGAAAAAACAAAGCAGCAAAGCGATCTATACCAACAAGCTTGCCGCGCAAATCGATGAGGTGCTCAACTACCTTAACGAAAAAACTGGTAAGCATTTCAGCCTCAAAACGCAGGCTAACCGCAATTTTATTAGCGGCCGCATCAATGACGGCTACACGGTGGAAGATTGCAAGCTCGTCATTGATGAACAAACGCAATGCTGGCTCGGCAGTTTAGAAATGGAAAAATATTTGCGCCCGATGACGCTGTTTCGCCCTTCGAATTTTGAGAGCTATTTAAACGAAGCACGCGCACGCAACATGGTACAGTGCAGTTTTCCGGAGCCGTTTGAACCTGATTATAGTGCTGGTGAGGATTGGTAA
- a CDS encoding DUF262 domain-containing HNH endonuclease family protein, with protein MDKVLEARGLKLREYLEISYGIMKIPYTQRPYEWGKPQISRLFYDFCNVYENKVDQHILNFITLFKEKDFVNIYDGQQRTVSTILIICAILNKLKQIPNFDQSFITKVKQKYIVDNDLFTSETKYKLSFEKQKTNEFFQSFVIEGNPNSLEQMTDEQKALETNYIEVSMMIDKTFLNRDLAHSLKGLLQAILEQVLVIVLETTNEQIANQMFETLNNTGKKIADFYVLKNQLVRALGEDDIKSEWDEIEKNLDGINKNKFLVAYASTFNGKTSEAGAYKAIEKNNKIADQKQANITLAELKKASKTYLYLDAPRMRYDIDEANSKRYQALVETLGMFSAHQYKTVVVAMELKGYRLETVNNVIQKLLNLHIRNIFISQAVANTLEQFYPALAQKIYLNDFTEEEVILEIEQKMTKGELLKNNFKNRQIITPNDKKALRYILREIYNYENKDEVKVFEDAQHVNLEHILPQTPNKSSEWHAIFAVEEEREKYTHSIGNMTVLLGTKNSSGGNQAFDVKKEIYKTSAIKHNHQIAELLIWNKQAIDSRVDNLYTAFLKIWS; from the coding sequence ATGGATAAAGTACTTGAAGCACGAGGTTTAAAGCTCAGAGAATATTTAGAAATTTCATATGGGATCATGAAAATCCCGTATACACAAAGACCGTATGAATGGGGAAAACCACAAATTTCCCGTTTGTTTTATGATTTTTGTAATGTTTATGAAAATAAAGTAGACCAGCATATTTTGAACTTTATTACTTTGTTTAAAGAAAAGGATTTTGTAAATATTTATGATGGTCAACAGCGTACTGTTTCAACAATTCTTATTATTTGCGCGATTTTAAATAAATTAAAGCAAATTCCTAATTTTGATCAAAGCTTCATTACGAAAGTGAAGCAGAAATATATTGTTGATAATGATTTATTTACAAGTGAAACAAAGTATAAGTTGTCGTTTGAAAAGCAAAAAACAAATGAATTTTTCCAAAGTTTCGTTATAGAGGGGAATCCTAATTCACTTGAACAAATGACAGATGAGCAAAAAGCATTAGAAACAAACTATATCGAAGTTTCAATGATGATTGATAAAACATTTTTGAATCGAGACCTAGCACATAGTTTAAAGGGTTTATTGCAGGCGATTCTTGAGCAAGTCCTTGTTATTGTACTGGAAACAACAAACGAGCAAATTGCTAATCAAATGTTTGAGACATTGAACAATACAGGTAAGAAAATTGCCGACTTTTACGTGTTGAAAAACCAGTTAGTTCGAGCACTGGGTGAAGATGATATTAAAAGCGAGTGGGATGAAATTGAGAAGAATTTAGATGGCATCAATAAAAATAAATTTTTAGTAGCATACGCCTCTACATTTAACGGCAAAACTTCTGAAGCGGGTGCCTATAAAGCAATTGAAAAAAATAATAAAATTGCAGATCAAAAACAGGCGAATATAACTTTAGCGGAATTAAAAAAAGCTTCAAAAACGTATTTATACCTAGATGCACCACGTATGCGCTATGACATTGATGAGGCGAATTCGAAACGTTACCAAGCTTTAGTTGAAACATTGGGTATGTTTTCAGCGCACCAATATAAGACGGTTGTTGTTGCAATGGAATTGAAGGGATATAGGTTAGAGACAGTAAATAATGTCATTCAAAAACTCTTAAATTTACACATAAGAAATATTTTTATTTCACAAGCAGTAGCTAATACGTTAGAGCAATTTTATCCGGCACTGGCTCAAAAAATTTATTTAAATGATTTTACTGAAGAAGAAGTCATCTTGGAAATTGAACAGAAAATGACGAAGGGCGAACTATTAAAGAATAACTTTAAAAATCGCCAGATAATCACGCCAAACGATAAAAAGGCATTGAGATATATTCTACGTGAAATTTATAATTACGAAAATAAAGATGAGGTTAAGGTTTTTGAAGATGCCCAGCATGTAAATCTTGAACATATTCTTCCGCAAACACCAAACAAATCAAGTGAGTGGCATGCGATCTTTGCGGTTGAAGAGGAAAGAGAAAAGTACACGCACAGTATCGGAAATATGACCGTTTTATTAGGCACGAAAAATAGCAGTGGTGGTAACCAAGCCTTTGATGTGAAAAAGGAAATTTATAAAACGAGTGCAATTAAGCATAATCATCAAATTGCAGAGCTTCTAATTTGGAATAAGCAAGCGATTGATAGCCGTGTAGATAACCTTTATACCGCATTTTTAAAGATTTGGAGTTAG
- a CDS encoding ABC transporter permease, translating into MSAFLYGIGLQWRLDFRDKGILLTYYIIPLLFFIFMSGIFTSINPTAYQTLIQSMTVFGVSMGALLGTPAPLVELYNSEMKKAYKVGGIPLWTGFVNNFVSGIIHLSLMSILLFILALFIFDASMPSNLFMYFVTLELFIIASLSIGTILGLTVKSTTKLTMVSQLIFLPSIMLSGIMFPVDMLPRVLQSIGGIFPATWGFINLSSTEWEFWSIAPLIITITLAFLLCGWRLRRLHTAE; encoded by the coding sequence ATGAGCGCATTTCTTTATGGGATTGGCCTACAATGGCGATTAGATTTTCGAGATAAAGGGATTCTTCTCACGTACTATATCATTCCATTATTATTCTTTATCTTTATGAGTGGCATCTTTACTTCCATCAATCCGACTGCTTATCAAACACTTATCCAATCCATGACCGTTTTTGGTGTGTCAATGGGTGCCCTTCTAGGTACGCCTGCACCTCTTGTTGAACTCTATAATAGTGAGATGAAAAAAGCTTATAAAGTCGGCGGGATACCTCTTTGGACGGGATTCGTTAATAATTTTGTTTCAGGGATAATTCATCTTTCTCTTATGAGCATCCTGCTATTTATACTGGCACTCTTTATTTTTGATGCCAGTATGCCTTCTAACCTTTTCATGTATTTTGTTACACTTGAACTCTTCATTATTGCTTCTCTTTCTATTGGAACAATACTAGGATTGACTGTAAAAAGTACAACAAAATTAACAATGGTGTCACAGCTAATCTTTTTACCATCTATTATGCTGTCGGGGATTATGTTCCCAGTGGATATGCTACCAAGGGTTTTACAATCGATTGGAGGGATTTTCCCTGCAACATGGGGCTTTATCAATTTAAGCAGCACCGAATGGGAATTCTGGTCCATTGCACCGTTAATCATTACAATCACCCTTGCTTTTTTACTCTGTGGCTGGAGACTGAGACGTTTACACACAGCAGAATAA
- a CDS encoding ABC transporter ATP-binding protein has translation MTAIISIDSLTKQYGDKTVLNGISFTVEHGEVFALIGTNGAGKTTALECIEGLRKYSGTIEIHGKIGVQLQSTSLPENIKTKEALKLFAKWNGTTIDTELIQRLNLEPMMNKKYRELSTGQKRRLHLVIAMVGNPDIVFLDEPTAGLDVEGRVALHEEIRALKKRGKTIVLTSHDMVEVEELCDRLAILKNGQIGFIGTVYEFTKKKNDTYIMHLKLANLVNTNSLLACTYVGEQQGYHLFETKKLEEGLFELTSMVRAEKNTLYDLKIEQTSLEKRFMDLAKEVVL, from the coding sequence TTGACGGCAATCATTTCTATTGATTCATTAACTAAACAGTATGGCGATAAAACGGTACTTAATGGTATTTCTTTTACCGTTGAACATGGAGAAGTATTTGCTTTAATCGGAACGAATGGCGCTGGAAAAACGACCGCACTTGAATGTATTGAGGGGCTCAGGAAGTATAGTGGGACTATCGAAATTCACGGGAAAATTGGGGTTCAGCTACAATCTACGTCATTACCTGAAAATATCAAAACAAAAGAAGCACTTAAGCTGTTTGCAAAATGGAATGGTACAACGATTGATACGGAACTTATTCAAAGATTAAATCTCGAGCCTATGATGAATAAAAAATATAGAGAGCTATCCACTGGTCAAAAAAGGCGGTTACATTTGGTTATTGCAATGGTAGGAAATCCCGATATCGTTTTTCTTGATGAGCCAACAGCAGGACTTGATGTGGAAGGACGCGTTGCATTACATGAAGAAATACGAGCGTTGAAAAAAAGAGGGAAAACCATTGTTTTGACAAGTCATGATATGGTGGAAGTAGAGGAACTTTGTGATCGACTAGCCATCCTAAAGAACGGACAAATTGGTTTTATCGGGACTGTTTATGAATTTACTAAGAAAAAGAATGATACGTATATCATGCATCTCAAATTAGCTAATTTGGTTAATACGAATTCCTTGTTAGCATGTACTTATGTAGGCGAACAGCAAGGGTACCATTTATTTGAAACAAAAAAGTTAGAAGAGGGACTTTTCGAATTAACTTCAATGGTAAGAGCAGAAAAAAATACGCTTTATGATTTAAAAATTGAGCAAACAAGCTTAGAGAAGCGGTTTATGGATTTAGCGAAGGAGGTAGTGTTATGA
- a CDS encoding flavin reductase family protein, giving the protein MDGNLLRKAFGKFPTGVTVVTWFDGDGINGITVNSFTSVSLEPPLALVSIDKKANSYEQLQNKPFTINVLADDQEAIAWQFAGRPQEGLDILWNEEGDSPSIDGASGYFKCKQWQQYDAGDHVLFVGEITAFDHQSGNSLTFFEGKMGSTETYKSQEVQ; this is encoded by the coding sequence ATGGACGGTAATTTATTAAGAAAGGCTTTTGGAAAGTTCCCGACAGGTGTAACAGTTGTGACTTGGTTTGATGGAGATGGGATTAATGGAATTACGGTAAATTCATTTACATCGGTGTCACTAGAGCCACCACTTGCGCTTGTGTCGATTGATAAAAAAGCAAATTCATATGAACAGCTACAAAATAAACCTTTCACGATTAATGTATTAGCGGATGATCAAGAGGCGATTGCATGGCAGTTTGCGGGGCGTCCTCAAGAAGGATTGGATATTCTTTGGAACGAAGAGGGCGATTCGCCAAGCATTGATGGTGCGTCAGGCTATTTTAAATGCAAGCAGTGGCAGCAATATGATGCAGGGGATCATGTGCTGTTTGTTGGAGAGATTACAGCGTTCGATCATCAAAGCGGTAATTCATTAACATTCTTTGAAGGCAAGATGGGGTCAACAGAGACATATAAAAGCCAAGAAGTGCAATAA